A stretch of the Rosa rugosa chromosome 5, drRosRugo1.1, whole genome shotgun sequence genome encodes the following:
- the LOC133708036 gene encoding peroxidase 24 yields MRANVNVVLVSLLIFLAISSCNGGQLSPVFYRKSCPQLGRIVRNITWSKVAANPAFAAKLLRLHYHDCFVQGCDASLLIDSTDGNTAEKDASPNLSIEGYEVIDEIKAKLEEECPDIVSCADIVALAARDAVSYQFGRSMWQVFGGRKDGRVSLATEAARDLPSGGANYTTLQDQFAGLGLNYIDLVALSGAHTIGVAHCVVFARRLNFTGKGDIDPSLDPAYAEFLKTHCPSRPNPATTVELDENSSLSFDSNYYVGLRQNKGLLGSDAALLTDRRAAWVARRFQNFHVFMARFGKSMMKMGDIGIKTGDDGEIRKNCRVIN; encoded by the exons ATGAGGGCAAACGTAAACGTTGTGTTggtttctcttcttatttttttagCTATTAGTTCTTGTAATGGAGGTCAGCTGAGTCCGGTGTTCTACCGCAAGAGTTGCCCGCAACTTGGAAGAATAGTGAGGAACATTACCTGGAGCAAAGTTGCAGCAAACCCTGCCTTCGCAGCTAAGCTTCTACGGCTGCATTACCATGATTGCTTTGTCCAG GGATGTGATGCATCGCTATTGATAGATTCAACGGACGGCAACACGGCGGAGAAGGATGCAAGTCCAAACCTGTCGATTGAAGGTTATGAAGTTATTGACGAAATAAAAGCCAAATTAGAAGAAGAGTGTCCCGATATCGTCTCGTGTGCTGATATAGTTGCTTTGGCAGCCAGAGATGCTGTTTCTTACCAA TTTGGCAGGTCCATGTGGCAGGTTTTCGGAGGGAGGAAAGATGGAAGAGTTTCACTTGCCACGGAGGCTGCAAGGGACTTGCCTTCCGGAGGTGCAAACTACACCACACTCCAAGACCAATTTGCTGGTTTAGGGCTAAACTACATAGATCTTGTTGCCTTATCAG GGGCGCATACCATCGGAGTAGCACATTGCGTAGTATTTGCAAGGAGACTGAACTTCACAGGAAAAGGGGACATAGACCCCTCACTTGATCCAGCATATGCAGAGTTCTTGAAAACACACTGCCCCAGCAGACCTAATCCGGCTACCACCGTAGAGCTTGACGAAAATAGCTCACTTTCTTTCGACAGCAACTACTATGTGGGTCTGAGGCAGAACAAAGGCCTGCTCGGATCAGATGCTGCCCTGCTCACTGACCGGCGGGCGGCTTGGGTTGCAAGAAGATTCCAAAATTTCCATGTCTTCATGGCTCGCTTTGGTAAGTCAATGATGAAAATGGGTGACATTGGAATCAAAACAGGAGATGATGGAGAAATTAGGAAGAATTGCAGAGTTATTAATTAA